The Xiphophorus couchianus chromosome 18, X_couchianus-1.0, whole genome shotgun sequence DNA window CACGCTGCTGGTGACGCAATACGTTGCCTATGTGGCGCGTAAAGACAAAAACGCAAGGAACCGTTGCGAATTGTATGGAGGCCAGTTTCTGCCACTGTCacgaggaaaaaaatatataaaaaagtaagaaatatgCGGTCCATGTATGTTGTATCTTATAATACAACATACATAGATATGATCTAATAATGATATTTATGTCGTACTGCTTGACAATTCTGACTGCAATTCTGTACTATTAAGTCTTGAAACAGTttctcataattaaaataaacagtttattttctttagtacAGCATTAATAAATTATAGTGGAACCCCAGTACTCATAGGGATTAGGGAACACAAACACCGTGCATAGCAAAAATCTCAGGATACATATGACCCCTTTAAActgatacatttatttaataaaaaaaaaaacaaacaaaaaaaacaatcatactTTAACATGCCTTAATATGCACAGTGCAAACCATTGTGTCTGGTTTCTTCACTTAACATTGTTAATGTTGTTTGCTAACACTCCTTACCAAACCTCTGGGTCACATAAATTAATATTACTTTCTGTCCCGGTgtccattttgtgtttttgatttgaaactAAAAGGGAAATATCATAGATCTACACAGTTAAGACAGGGTGcaacacaaatatatacatatacataagatcattaatgttaatttagcatttatttaaaaaaaacaactccttaatttttacatttcatcttaatttttttgtcattcagaGGTGAACTGCTGCATGAGTTTGCAAACTTGGGGATGGACGCTCTATTTCCTGGCAGATTGCATGATTCCTTGAAACATAAAACTATTCAAAGAAATTAGACATTAACCTTGAATAATAAAGAGACATCAATATTACTACATGTAGAAAATAGTGACTTAAAAAGCTTTCTGTCTCTATCAGTCTTTATCCACAAAATTGGTTGAATAACTCTTCTCATACACTGCGAATTTCCAATTTCACTCCTGCGGTTTAAAGTTGAACATTTGACACATGTTATCTCCGTGATTTATTGTCATGGCTTTTCATGGTGTGCGCTGTCAGAGACAGTGGGTAGACAGACTGTACTCGCTCCAGGACGCTTTGGTTCGATCAGAGACCATCCACCCACTAACTATTCAATAAAGATAGTTTTGCGGGTGGATTCTAACATCCAACCTCGACCACAATCCGCCCCCCACCCCATTCCACAGTCCTCATCCTGAAGCTTCTCACCTCACCTCGTCACGTAATGACCACATCCGGTCTTGTGAGAAGACTTGTCTCAGAAATATGAACAAATGGGCCTTTTCTTCCGTTACTGCTAAGCTACTTACTAGCATGTATCgtataaaaagacataaaacttctttcccccccctttttgtctgatatttcacaaaactaaCATCTTTACGTAAAAGTGTGTATAATAGAATAGTTATAGATAACAAATAGATTAGCTAACTGAATTTTGCTAACCCTATCCTTCTCATTTAGAAGCTAACCTACATTTCCCCCCGGTATTTTTGTTGAACTGCCTTGAAAAAAGCCTAataagcttcttcttcttcttctttttattattacttttttattttatatatatatatatatatatatatatatatatatatatatatatatatatatatatatatatatatatggtgaACTAAATTTACAATTGAACAGAATTTAAAGCCAAGATTTGGGtgttaaaattcaaatattctgtgatttgaagatatttttctttctctgtacAAACATGGATTCATATAATAATCTTCAAGGCTTAACCGATTCAATCAGGATGCCTATCAACGCTCTCTATCTGAAATATAAGCTCAAAGTTTCACACATAATTTGGAGCTCTACATACCTGCAATAAACTTCAAGGTAAAAGTTTGCAAGGAAAAAAGAGAGACGGAAAGAATAAGTAGTAGTGAGCCACCTTTGATCCATTGGCTGTAGCCGTTATGAACAGTCATAATAAAATTGATAAGAGCCTTCCTTTGGTCCTGAATTAGACTCTGGAGTCACCTCTCTCTCTTTAAGAGATGAATTTTGAACTTCAGCGTGTGAAGTTGCCTCAATCCGCTGCAGAAGGGGAATTTCTCAACACAGTTATGATTCGGCcacagatggacagaaagtTACACGAAATAAAGCGTGAAATTTTAAAGGGCAAGAtagtgaacaaaacaaaacaaaacaaaaagctattaataataataataataataatattaataatgataaaCAACGCAACCAAATGTGTCTGAAGCTGGAAGCAGAAGTGAAAGATTAAAATGCtgacatatttttgttgctgcaaacaacaaaaatgtgttcatttttacaGTTATTAAATTCTAAGTTAGCaaaaaatgataatttattttgaaagagcACAATTAAACGTAAGTCAACAGTTTGTTATAAGCATTGCATTTTTACAGTCTCAGCTGCATCCTCTGAcataaaagattatttcaatGTCAAATTCAatgtcatccatccattttctaacacccttgtctctagtgcggtcaggaggtgctggtgcctatctccatctaacgttccgggcgagaggcagggtcaccttggacaggtcgccagtctgtcgcagggcaacacagagacagacatgacacatgtcaggtctaaatacctattagagacaatttaaacaaacacaggaaagacaagagagttagattctttgtttctcgcgaggagagcagacagagatatgctttcagttacaaatctccaaccgctctgaaaacacatctctcgctcctctgttttattgatttcaggAACCCTGccacagagagcactgcaactctaaaggggtggggtcaaagcattttagttgcagtgctaaatgacaatcactaactaaacacatgttatctacaatctaaatccttcttgctccaggcacggcgtcgaatgggacacgttgtatagcttcaaagcaacggctttgtagcacaaagaacaaagcagagtttcctccagggttgtaaaactcagctgggaacaactaacacctctATTTCCCAGGGATTCCTTtaggaaggaatcaaagttatttaacacacagaaacattacttatactaagagtaaaagaataaaagcatataagtaagcattatctaaatgtaactacaaggctacatgatacaacgaatatttgataattactaaaaatacaatttatccaacaacacacaaccatgcacacacacactcacacctagggagaatttagagagaccaatttacctaatagtcatgtttttggactgagggaggaagccggagaaccctgagagaacccacgcatgcacacggagaacatgcaaactccttgcagaaagaccccgggccggcaattgaacccaggaccttcttgctgcaaggcaacaatgctAACAACTGCAGACCAAATTCAATGTCATTCAATgtcaaaattaagtttttttttttaacagttgtaaaatgtcattaagtttggcccttcatttcatttcttcatgGACATTTGTTGCTTATATTTTTGATAACAAGTTCTCATAAACCCTTCAAAAAGCAATTGAATTCTATTTCAAttaatggttttaatttaaatagaatttaaatgtggcgccacataaaaacaaatgtggaaaGATTCCAGAGTTGTGAATGCTCTTGCAGAGCATTTATAAGAAACTCAGCAGCGACCACGTTCCACCTTAAAATTagacttttattcttttaattggAGATTAACTTCATTAATTTCACAGATGGAGATCATCTGAAGAGTGAGTGTGTAAATGCAGCCATCACACGGGTCAACATCACATCTGCTGCTCCACAGGTCGCAGCACAACATCTCCCACCTGGAAAACAAGGTGGAGGCGCtcagacaaagaaaagcaaaagacaaTCCTTTAGAACTGAAAcatgtaaagaaagaaaaaccaacTACCTGAACATGAGGCGGGGCACTCAGGACATAAACCACGGCATTAGCAACGTCTATCGCCTCCAATGGCTGTTAAATAAGATAACGGCTTTactgcatccatccatccatccatctttttccacttatccgaggtcgggttgcgggggtagcagcttcagaagggaggcccagacttccctctccccagccacttcttccagctcctccgggggaatcccgaggcgttcccaggccagccgagagacatagtccctccagcgtgtcctgggtcttccccggggcctcctcccggtgggacgtgcccggaacacctcaccagggaggcgtccaggaggcatcctgaccagatgcccaagccacctcaactggctcctctcgatgtgaaggagcagcggctctactctgagtccctcccggatgactgagcttctcactctatctctaagggagagcccagccaccctacggagaaaacccattttggccgcttgtatccgcgatctcgttctttcggtcatgacccaaagctcatgaccatagatgagggtgggaacgtagatcgaccggtaaatcgagagcttcgctttttggctcagctctctcttcaccacgacggaccggtacagcgcccgcttgacagcagacgctgcgccaatccgcctgtcgatctcccgctcccttcttcccccattcgtgaacaagatcccgagatacttaaactcctccacttggggcaggacaccccccctgacccggagaaggcactacccttttccggctcaagaccatggcctcggatttggaggcactgatccccatcccggccgcttcacactcggctgcgaaccgatccagcgagagctgcagatcacgatctgatgaagccaaaaggaccacatcgtctgcgaaaagcagagatgagatcctaaggccaccaaatcggatcccctcaacaccttggctgcgcctagaaattctgtccatgaaagtgatgaacagaatcggtgacaaagggcagccctggcggagtccaactctcaccggaaacgagcccgacttactgccggcaatgcggaccagactctgacaccggtcatacagggacctgacagcccgtatcaaagggcccggtaccccatactcccggagaaccccctaCAGAGCTCCCCGAgcgacacggtcgaacgccttctccaagtccacaaaacacatgtagactggttgggcgaactcccatgcaccctccaggaccctgctgagggtgtagagctggtccagtgttccacgaccaggacgaaaaccacactgctcttcctgaatccgaggttcgactatccgacggaccctcctctccaggacccctgaatagaccttgccagggaggcttaagagtgtgacccctctataattggagcacactctccggtccccctttttgaacagggggaccaccaccccagtctgccaatccaggggaactgcccccgatgtccatgcgatattgcagagtcgcgtcaaccaacacaaccctacaacatccagagccttaaggaactccgggcggatctcatccacccccggggccttgccaccgaggagctttttaaccacctcggcgacctcgcctccagagattggagagcccaacccagagtccccaggctccgcttcctcagtggaaggcatgttggtgggattgaggaggtcttcgaagtactctgcccaccagcccacaacgtcccgagtagaggtcagcagcacaccatccccactataaacagtgttggtgctgcaccgcttcccccccctgagacgccggatggtggaccagaatcgccccgaagccgtgcggaagtctttctccatggcctctccaaactcctcccacgcccgagtttttgcctcagcaaccgcctgagccgcatgccgcttcgcccgccggtacccatcagctgcttccggagtcccacaggccaaaaaggcccgataggactccttcttcagcctgacggcatccctcaccgaaggtgtccaccaacgggttcgagggttgccgccgcgacaggcaccgacaaccttgcggccacagctccgatcggccgcctcgacaatggaggcacggaacacggtccactcagactccatgtcccccacctcccccgggacgtgttcgaagttttgccggagatgggagttaaagctccgccagacgttcccagcagaccctcacaacacgtttgggcctgccaggtctgaccggctttcgccccaccaccggagccaactcaccaccaggtagtggtcagtggacagctccgcacctctcttcacccgagtgtccaagacaaacggccgcagatccgatgaaacgatgacaaagtcgatcatcgaactgcggcctagggtgtcctggtgccaagtgcacatatggacacccttatgcttgaacatggtgttcgttatggacaatccatggcgagcacagaagtccagcaacagaacaccgctcgagttcaggtcgggcgggccgttcctcccaaccacgcccctccaggtctcactgtcgttgcccacgtgagcgttgaagtcccccagcagaacaagggagtccccaggaggagcactctccagtaccccctctaaggactccaaaaagggtgggtaatctgaactgtcgttcggcccgtaagcacaaacgacagtcagaacccgtccccccacccgtaggcggagggatgctaccctcttgttcaccggggtaaaccccaacgtacaggcgccgagatggggagcaacaagtatgcccactcctgcccgacgtctctctccctgggcaactccagagtggaagtatgtccagcccctctcaaggagactggttccagaaccagagccatgcgtcgaggtgagaccgactatttctagccggaacctctcgacctcacgcactagctccggctccttccccaccagagaggtgacattccacgtcccaagagccagtttctgcaaccgaggatcggaccgccagggtcccctcccttggccgccacccatcacacagtgcacccgacccctttggcccctccttTGCTTTACTGCATTCCTCTGTAAAAAGTATCGAGTGTATTATtgtgtactttttaaaaatatgcttacCTTAATGTGAGAATCTGTTTCCTTTGCTTTGTCAGGGGCTTCGCTATGGAGACGACAAGCAAATTCAGTCTAGGCTAGGAGAAATGGACTGAAGAGACAAGAGGACAGTCTGTAAATGTTAGGACggaaaaagacatttaaagacaTCTAAAAACATTGGCCTGAAGCTTTGAAGATCAATTTGAACgtttttttcaaagaataatAAGTCGTATTCAGTGGCAAGTCATGCATTTCAAAAACCAATAAATCTGtcatttcagaaacaaagcGCCTTGAGTTATGAACTTTTTTGTCAACAAACACCTTCACAGAGCTCTGCTACACAAATAGGAATGAAAATATGAAGGATCACCTTAGCCAtaaaggtgcagtatgtaacttttattatatatatatatatatatatatatatataaaaattgaACACTGAAGCCTCACTGTAACTCTGATATCAGTCTTGACCTCTCTGAGCTCCTGCCTCATGCCTTTGGTCAGGGTGGTCACAGCGTACTTGGTGGCCTTGAGGAAATGGAAAATACTGCAGTTGACTACAATGTGCCCACAGATGCTGTCATAGACAAAGATGTCTACATGGGCAACATTTACAAAGAAGTACTGATATTGAACTAAGCAGTGTTTTCCTAAGCAACTAAGCGTATCTGTTCAGGTTCATGATGTGCCCATCATCAATGTTCCGTTCTTTCGTCGACTGGTACGCTTCACCAGTGCAGATGCTCAGAGCCATAACGTTCACCTGCAAAACAATTTACCATCTAAATATATACaaagaataaatgtgtttttaagtattttagcaTAAAATTTTCTGCAACATTGTACAGGGATATTTAGTGTCAAGGCCTCACTAACTTATCTTAACCACCTCTGGTTGACCTCTGGTTAACCTCCGGTAGATGAACTAGCCCATCTTTACCTCTGCTTATTTCTCCCTTCTCCTCCTCATTCtcagacataaaatattttaactgtcCCTGAAAGCctcaaaacaatgtttcatCAGATTTTCTGAGCCACGGTGAATCCTTACGTCCAGCATGTTCTTCCAGGCGCTGGTTTTGCCGCTCAGCAGAGAGTCGGGGTGAGCCAGGCCGGCGTTGTTGATGCAAACGTCCACGCCTTTGTGCTGCGCTTTGATGGCTGCAAACATGGACTGGATGTCCTCCGCGTTGGTCAGGTCGCACTTCATCGGGATCAGGACGCCACTGTGGCCCGCGCTCTTACACTCTGCAGCCAGGGCCCAAAATGAAGCAGTAATTATGGTTTTACTTTGTGCAAACGTTTTGCTGGAACTTCTGGCAGAACAGACAATAGGAACAGACAATATACATGGATTCCTTATTcgaaatatattttctgtttagtgGTGGAAGTTTAAATGAAAGACAATTCCATAAAAGACATGGAAAGCTACATGTGTAATCCTACATCTGCTTCCTAGATACCAATGTTAATTTAGTaaattctgcctttttttttaggtgaagACAATATTTCAGTTAATTAGTGGTATGTGAAATGTTCCAGCTAATGTTTGGTGAACATCTGATTACACAGACAAGTAGACTCCAACTATAACAGCACCCTTGCTGTGCCCAAAGGTGTTGCTATTGCCAGTTTATCCTGACTTAAGACTATTTGCcaaattttgttttgggttAAGGAAGGGGAAATACTAGTGTTCGGCCCTCTGGATTATTTTAAAGAGGCCCTATGGTGTCCCTGGGTTCAAAGCTGTTTTCTTAGGCTGAAGGGAATAGTAGAACGGGAATTTGATTTCTTTGTTGTGTTCACCAGTGTATCCCGTGAGTGTGTTTTTCTTGGTGAGCACcttgatatatttatttatcttactttttatttctcccCCAATCGGTCtactttactcaaacatttccgCTAAGAGGTTCCCAGGGCCAGCATCGTCTTCTGTTTTTAGCTGGGGGGGTTTTCCCCTGTATAACACAATGTTTatacagaatatttatttatactctGATTACACTTTCTCTTAAATCAGgacatttttgtactttgtgaacaaaataaaatatatctaacTGTTAATTCTTAAACTAATCTGTGTAACGGTCTGGTGAAAGGAGAATTTGAGGTTCTACAACTCACTATACTTAGTGGTAATTGTACCTCAGGTCACAATCTGGCGTTGCTGGAAGGACTGCAAAGCAGTGGGGGTGTGCTTGTAGTAGTTCAAATCTAGTTGGTTCATTGAATTGGACAGGGTTAAGATGGAATTTGGTTCCCTTTCTTTCCGTGTAAGGAATTCTCTGCCGAGGAACCATGGGAGATGAGAACTGAAGGATACGAGTCGGCATCTTCAAGAGGAGAATCAggaatttaaagaaaagcatttcagATTGAAACTCTGTACCATCTACTTCTACCAGAAGTAGATCTCCCTTTCTTCAGCAGTCACGGAGCGGCTATCTTAGATCCAGAGGGAACATAAATGTCCTGTTTTCAGAGGGTTATAGGTTGGATAGAGAAGGTCCGATCTGGTGTACGGGCTGTACATCTATCGCCTCTAGATCTCACATATTTTGTGTATGATCACCTGAAAGATGAAGTTAAAGAGGAGATAAGATCTATATCTTATCTGACAAAGAAAGCCCCCCCCCAACGCATTTTCTCAATTCTGCAAGAACCCTGTGGTTGGTCTAAGTCTTATGTAACTTTGCAGGGGCTTTTTTTGtctagaaaacaggaagaggatGAATCATTGCAGGAGTTTTTCCATCCACTGTTTTATTTAACGgaaaaattattggaaatacTGTTGCTAATGATGCCATGCTTTTGAGAGACCAGTTTGCTGACCATGTTCATGATCCTACCTCATGTAGAAAGTTGTAAAGGCTGATTGGAAACAATCCAGATTTTTACACTTTTGGAcataaggaaataaaacaatcaggTGGGAACAAGAGGGACACACAGCCAAAGCGAGAAAAAGGAGCTATTCTGTGCCATCATATTGTGCAGTAAAACTTTCCTAAAGAAGCAGGCCAAATTTAGAAGTTGTTCCAAGGGCTTCTGATTCgtcagaaataaagaaaatgctgtTAAATCAGCAGGAACAGATTAACATGCTCTCTCAAAATCTGTTGATCGTACATCCCTCCTCTAGGTCCCCACAACCGAACAGAACGACCCCTACTGTTTGTAGGCGTTGCCAGAAACCCGCTCACATAGCCAGAAACTGGTGTCAGCCAAGGGGTGAATCATGTCTCGCAGCATCCCATTCTCTTATAAGGAGAGGCTGCAGCTGCATATCAGCAGACGGGAATCCAGTTCCTTCTGCTTTGTGGAGCCACATTTCAGAAGGGGTAGGTCATGGGTGAAGTGGTCCTGAACTCAAGTGTTTGGATTCACTGCTGGTTGACAcagtacattttcaaaagtaCCGTGTCTCTCAGTACTTTTGAAAATGAGGGATGTCCCATTTCAGTGTCTTTTGGACGCTGTTTCTAGGGTGTCAGAGTTTCTCTAATCAACATCGTCAGGGGACCTTACATGCCTGCTGCTGGCTTGAGCTTCATGCAGCCTATGAGCTTAGCAAGGTGGCACCTAAGCAAAATGTCTCTGTTGTTAAGAACCCCTTGGAATATTCTTCTCAGTCGACAGTAGCAGGTTTATTAGGTATGAAAGTCGTTAGAGAATTGTAAAATGAGTTCCTTAAACAACATGGTGCGGCATTGTTTGTGTTACCAGCTGTCAGTCAGGCTTTGTCTTTATGGCACATGGCTTTCCAACATTACCAGAAAGTGCCAGTACAGACAGTCTTTACTGGGTACGGTTTGAGTAAGTGGTCACAGGCCAGTTAGTGTGCCGGGTGACAGTATAAGGGTTATCACTGCTACATGTCCTGGAGCTGAGCTTTGCCCCACAGAATCTGGGCTATTTAAGCCACTTGCCACTATACTTTGCCTCCCAGCAGGATTGTTGGTGTCACCAGCAGAAGTGACAGTGGTCAGCGGGATCGTGCACATTCCTATTGTTAATGTAAGTAATGTGGATTTGTTGCTTCCACCCTGGACTCCGGCAGGTCCTACTAGCACTGTAAGTCTTCCAGGAGGTGTTGCAGAGGCGGTTCGATCTGGACAGGCAACCGTTTCTGCTCAGCTTAGCTCTGTTGCACCTCAGTCAGATTGTCTACCAGATGTAGATTTGTCAACTTTGAACAACATGGAACAAGAGAAAGGTAGCTCTCTGCTGGGAAAATATGTGAGTGTGTTTTCTGCCCATGGGGCCATAAGGCCGACATTCGGGAGCTGTTGGATAGTCAGGTGGTCCGTGAGAATAGAAAGCCCTATGCCTCCTGTGGTGGAAAATTACTACAAGTTAACATCTGTTGATCATGTAATACTAAATgcttgtgaactctcaccaaaagaactattttgggttacatgtacaaggttggaagttgttttgctgcagctgcAAGGGAACCAGACTCTCTCCCATGTTTTTATTCCTTACCTTGGTTTAAAACCtgtgtgttgtctctgcctggaaGAGCTTTTCACCCAGAACTCCTTCATTATTGATTGTGCtccaagctctctgtattgtgcacaatatgtgaataaacctgattgagtgatttcgcCTGACAGTGCTTggtaatagttttttttcccccccacaacACTCCCCAGTTGTAGTAGTtaagaaagaaggaagggagTATCCGTCTGTGTTTTGTCAACCACTGAAAGCTCAGCAGTAAGATCCGAGGTGAATTGAGGAATCCTTGGATGCCTGTCAGAAGCCCAGTGGCAGAACCTGATAAGATGAAGACTGCCTTCTGTATGCCCTTTGGGTTGGTTGAATTGAACAGAATGTCATTTGGACCGTGCAATGCCCTGGCGCATTTCAGCGACTAATGAAGTGAATGTCTGGACTCAGCATTGTCAGTCCCTGTTACTATTTTGGGATGATGTTGTGGTTTTCTGTTCTTCAGTCGATGAACACTTGCATCATTTGGAAGCTGTGCTGGGTTGCATGAGGCTCAACAAATGTACTTTCCTgaataaagatggaaaaatacaTTGGCCATGTTGTTTCCAGTGATGGAGCAGTTCATTGATTTCCACTTTTATCTTCACACTTTCCACTTTTTAATACCCAGATAGGACACACATTTAACTCCAAACCGTTGAATCATTTGATCGCTTTACAATAACATCTAACTCAACCGAGAACCAAAATGAAGCCTGCTGCAGACATTTACTTCACAAGGCTCAGTACAAACTACAAACAGGTCCCAGTgggtttatttctgtaaactgATCTGTGCATACTATTTCATAATAGAACCTTTGAATATTTACAGGGTTTGTTGGcttatattacatttaaaacacccCTCGATTCTCCAGGTTATGCAACGATGACATAGCTCAGAGATCACATAAACATGGTGTAATCGCTAATTGAATAAATGATGTAAGTTCTCTGAAACTTTTCCTTTATTATACTTTAAATACGTTCCCATCTTatctcacattttaaaaaaaagaaggatagaaagaaagagaaaaaaaaaggaaaagtgtaACAAACCTGAATTTTGTTACACTTCTCGCGCAGTCCACCACCGTCGTGCCGTACTGGACCAGCTCTTTGGCAAAGCTCCGGTCACCAGAGACACTCTGCCCTTCCAGCGGTCCATCACAGCTTCACGGCACTACAGGTAAGGAGGACAAGAGACAGAGGGAGCCGGGAGAACACCGGCTTCTTTATAGTCCGGAGTTCTTCTGCACCATTCTGCGCAGTGCATTCAAGGCCACTCCTCACACtagtgatggatggatggatggatggatggatggatggatggacggacggacggacggacggacggatggagaGCCTTTTGATAAAGTCCGTGAGAGTTGAAAGGGAAGAATTGCATAGTCATTGTAGACTCAACACGTTTTGCTGTTAACAGCCTGGATCTCACGCTCTGCTGGATCCAGAAACAGGATTGTGCAAGTTCCGACTGTAGCAGAACTTTATCAAAGTTCAATCAAGCTAAATCAGGTTTGAAGTCATTAGtcataacaacaaaaaaggtaTTAGGTAAGAAGTACTGAATAACTGAACATCAGTTATGTAACatgtaaaaattacatcatcagacggatCAAATTGTGAAtatcaaaatggaaataattcatataaataacgtaatcactaaacaaaataaagcaaaagatccaccccccccccccccccctcctcc harbors:
- the LOC114133178 gene encoding dehydrogenase/reductase SDR family member 11-like, yielding MKCDLTNAEDIQSMFAAIKAQHKGVDVCINNAGLAHPDSLLSGKTSAWKNMLDVNVMALSICTGEAYQSTKERNIDDGHIMNLNRYA